A portion of the Streptomyces sp. NBC_00376 genome contains these proteins:
- a CDS encoding AMP-dependent synthetase/ligase, translating to MREFSLPALYEVPSDGNLTDLIRRNAAQHPDVAVMSRKVGGVWTDVDAAQFLAEVRGVAKGLIAAGVEAGDRVALLSRTRYEWVLLDFAIWSAGAVTVPVYETSSPEQIQWILGDSGTALCLVESAAHQASVVSVQADLPALKGIWQIEDDAIRGLTAIGEDVSDETLDLRMTSAKADDPATIVYTSGTTGRPKGCVLTHRSFFAECGNVVERLKPLFRTGDCSVLLFLPAAHVFGRLVEVASVMAPIKLGCVPDIKHLTDELASFRPTLILGVPRVFEKVYNAARAKAQADGKGKIFDKAANTAIAYSRVLSTPQGPPLGLKLKHKLFDRLVYSKLRAVLGGRGEYAISGGAPLGERLGHFYRGIGFTVLEGYGLTETCAATAFNPWDRQKIGTVGQPLPGSVVRIADDGEVLLHGEHLFTGYWNNESATAEALADGWFHTGDIGTLDEDGYLAITGRKKEIIVTAGGKNVAPAVIEDRIRGHALVAECMVVGDGRPFVGALVTLDEEFLGRWAEEHGKPAGSTAVSLREDPELLAEVQRAVDDGNAAVSKAESVRKFRILDSQFTEEAGHITPSLKLKRNVVAKEFADEIESIYRG from the coding sequence TTGCGCGAGTTCAGCCTTCCGGCCCTGTACGAGGTCCCCTCGGACGGCAACCTGACGGATCTCATCCGCCGCAATGCCGCTCAGCATCCCGATGTCGCGGTGATGAGCCGCAAGGTGGGGGGCGTGTGGACCGATGTCGACGCCGCCCAGTTCCTGGCCGAGGTCAGGGGCGTCGCCAAGGGCCTGATCGCCGCGGGCGTCGAAGCCGGTGACCGGGTGGCTCTGCTCTCGCGCACCCGCTACGAGTGGGTCCTGCTCGACTTCGCGATCTGGAGCGCGGGCGCGGTCACCGTCCCGGTGTACGAGACCAGCTCGCCCGAGCAGATCCAGTGGATCCTCGGTGACTCCGGTACCGCCCTGTGCCTGGTGGAGTCCGCCGCGCACCAGGCCTCCGTGGTCTCCGTCCAGGCGGACCTGCCGGCCCTGAAGGGCATCTGGCAGATCGAGGACGACGCGATCCGCGGGCTGACGGCGATCGGCGAGGACGTCTCGGACGAGACGCTGGACCTGCGGATGACGAGCGCCAAGGCGGACGACCCGGCCACCATCGTCTACACCTCGGGCACCACCGGCCGCCCCAAGGGCTGTGTGCTCACGCACCGCAGCTTCTTCGCCGAGTGCGGCAACGTGGTGGAGCGGCTCAAGCCCCTCTTCCGTACCGGCGACTGCTCCGTACTGCTCTTCCTGCCCGCCGCGCACGTCTTCGGACGGCTGGTCGAGGTGGCCTCGGTGATGGCCCCGATCAAGCTCGGCTGCGTACCGGACATCAAGCACCTCACCGATGAACTTGCCTCGTTCCGGCCGACGTTGATCCTCGGCGTGCCGCGAGTCTTCGAGAAGGTGTACAACGCGGCGCGTGCCAAGGCGCAGGCCGACGGCAAGGGAAAGATCTTCGACAAGGCCGCGAACACGGCGATCGCCTACAGCCGCGTGCTGAGTACGCCGCAGGGCCCGCCGCTGGGCCTGAAGCTGAAGCACAAGCTCTTCGACCGGCTGGTCTACAGCAAGCTGCGCGCGGTGCTCGGCGGGCGCGGTGAGTACGCGATCTCCGGCGGCGCGCCGCTGGGCGAGCGGCTCGGCCACTTCTACCGCGGGATCGGCTTCACCGTCCTGGAGGGCTACGGCCTGACCGAGACGTGCGCGGCCACCGCCTTCAACCCGTGGGACCGGCAGAAGATCGGTACGGTCGGCCAGCCGCTGCCCGGTTCGGTGGTGCGGATCGCCGACGACGGCGAGGTGCTGCTGCACGGCGAACACCTGTTCACCGGTTACTGGAACAACGAGTCGGCGACGGCCGAAGCACTGGCCGACGGCTGGTTCCACACCGGCGACATCGGCACGCTGGACGAGGACGGCTATCTCGCGATCACCGGCCGCAAGAAGGAGATCATCGTCACGGCGGGCGGCAAGAACGTCGCTCCCGCGGTGATCGAGGACCGGATCCGCGGGCACGCCCTGGTCGCCGAGTGCATGGTGGTCGGCGACGGACGGCCGTTCGTGGGCGCGCTGGTCACCCTGGACGAGGAGTTCCTGGGCCGCTGGGCCGAGGAGCACGGCAAGCCGGCCGGCTCGACGGCCGTGTCGCTGCGCGAGGACCCGGAGCTGCTGGCCGAGGTGCAGCGGGCGGTGGACGACGGGAACGCGGCCGTGTCCAAGGCGGAGTCGGTGCGCAAATTCCGCATCCTGGACTCGCAGTTCACCGAGGAGGCAGGCCACATCACGCCGTCGCTGAAGCTGAAGCGGAACGTGGTGGCGAAGGAATTCGCGGACGAGATCGAGTCGATCTACCGAGGCTGA
- a CDS encoding metallophosphoesterase family protein: MRAGPDSPGASTRQRTRIHVVSDVHGNAEALARAGDGADALVCLGDLVLFLDYADHSRGIFPDLFGVENADRIVALRTARRFEEAREFGRELWKGRDRNAAIVSAVRKQYAELFAAFPAPTYATYGNVDIPGLWSEYAHPGTTVLDGERAEIGGRVFGFVGGGLKTPMNTPYEIGDEEYAAKIEAIGPVDVLCTHIPPDVPELTYDTVARRFERGSRALLDAIRRTRPRYALFGHVHQPLARRMRIGATECVNVGHFASTGRPWALEW; the protein is encoded by the coding sequence ATGCGAGCCGGACCGGACAGCCCAGGCGCATCGACCCGACAGCGCACCCGTATCCATGTGGTCAGCGACGTGCACGGCAACGCCGAGGCGCTGGCCCGAGCCGGGGACGGCGCCGACGCGCTGGTCTGCCTCGGTGACCTGGTGCTCTTCCTCGACTACGCCGACCACTCGCGCGGCATCTTCCCCGATCTCTTCGGCGTGGAGAACGCCGACCGGATCGTCGCGCTGCGCACCGCGCGCCGCTTCGAGGAGGCCCGGGAGTTCGGCCGGGAGCTGTGGAAGGGCCGGGACCGCAACGCCGCGATCGTCTCGGCGGTGCGCAAGCAGTACGCCGAGCTCTTCGCGGCCTTCCCCGCGCCGACGTACGCCACCTACGGCAACGTCGACATCCCCGGCCTGTGGTCCGAGTACGCACACCCCGGCACCACCGTCCTCGACGGCGAACGGGCCGAGATCGGCGGCCGCGTCTTCGGTTTCGTCGGCGGCGGGCTGAAGACCCCGATGAACACCCCGTACGAGATCGGCGACGAGGAGTACGCGGCGAAGATCGAGGCGATCGGCCCGGTCGACGTGCTCTGCACCCACATCCCGCCCGATGTGCCCGAGCTGACCTACGACACGGTGGCGCGCCGCTTCGAGCGCGGCAGCCGGGCCCTGCTGGACGCCATCCGCCGGACCCGCCCCCGGTACGCCCTGTTCGGCCACGTCCACCAGCCGCTGGCCCGCCGCATGCGGATCGGCGCCACCGAATGTGTGAACGTCGGCCACTTCGCGTCCACCGGCAGGCCCTGGGCCCTGGAATGGTGA